A stretch of DNA from Staphylococcus equorum:
ATGCAGCAATTGCAAGATAAGCAACAACCGTTGCCAAATAAGGTTTATTTACTATCTCCGCTTCTAGATGCACATCTACAAAACGAAGCAATTACAGAAGAGTTAGAAAAGAAAGATGTCATTCTAAATAAATATGGTATTCAAAAAATTATGCGTTATTGGTCAAAAGATTTATCACTAGATGAATCTAAAGTTTCACCTATCAATGGTAATTTAACTAATTTACCACCGATATTTATGTTTGGTGGTACTCGTGAGATTTATCAACCAGATATGAAAAAATTAGTTTATATTTTAGAAGAGCGTCAACAACCAATTCATTATTATGAATACAAAAACATGGTTCATGCGTTCGAACTATTGCCTATTAGAGAGTCTCATAAAGTTGTTAAACAAATTGTTAATACAATTGACGTATAATGAACAATAAAGATATTTACTTTAAGTAAAAGCCAACTTATAAACTCAAAGTATAAATAGAAAAAAATAAGACAGTTCCAATTTGCACATAAATTGGAACTGTTTTATTGCGTTTAACTATTTATAAGTGTATTAATCGTATCGATAATTAGTTTTTGACCCATTAGATTATAATGAGTTGCTAAAAATAATTCGAATTCATCTTGAGGTTCAATCATTGAAGCAAAGTTAGAAGCAGATGTTTCAAATTCTTCTGAAGTAATAAGCACGTAATTATTATAATGTTCAATGAATATACGATCATCTGTATATGTTTTTAAAAGTGTATCAATCGCGTCGATTGCTTTCTTTTGACCTTGGAGATAGCTTATATCTAAACCACGCTTGATGAGTTTACTATCAGGGCCATTAATAACGAGACTTTTATTTTGATTGAGTTCACTAAGTTCAAATTTAGTATTATCGAATAAATCATATAGCTGTAATTGTACGACTTCTCTTATATTTTGTGACATGAATATACATCTCCTTACTGTGAAATGTTGATACGATGACCTAATTGTTTAGGCCAATCGATGCGTTCTTGATTATCATAATAACTTACAATTTGATCTAAAAAATGTTGAGGGAATGGGGCGGATTTTTTAGTTGCTCTGCTAATCCCTAACATCATAGCTTCATTTGTAGCTACAGTCGTCCCATCTTGTTTCTTCATTATTGAGAAGAAATGTACTCTTTTAACGTCGTAATTATATATATATACACTGATGTAGAATTGGTCATTTTCAATTAATTCCGATAAATAAGCAGTCTGTTCTTCAACAGTGAAGATTGTAAAATTTAATGCTTTTCGTTCTTGAAGTGATAAACCATGCTGATAATTAAATTGGTTTATTGCATCACTAAAAACCATATTGTAGTTGGCATCATGTACGTGACCGTTATGATCTATCATTTCTTTGGCAACAGTTTGTACTACTGTAAAAGGCTTTTTCATGTAAACAGCTCCTTGGTTGTTAAAAACAAAAGTAATAGTTAAATTTTAACATGTAAATGTATTTACTAAAGAAAAATAACTAAAACTTACTAAACCATACATACAGTGTATTTCATGGTAAAATAAAAGAAATGATTTGAGGAGGGAAATTATGAGTGTGACAATAAAATATCAGACTTCTAAAGAATCTTTATCCCAAGTTAATCACTTTAAAGAAATTCCTGAATCAGCTACTTTTATTTGGTGTGATTTTAATAATCCATCTGACGAAGAAAACGAGATGCTACAATCATACTTTAATTTTAATCAACTTGAAATCGATGATACAATAAATGGGACTCCAAGGGCTAAATATAAAATTTATAACACGTATCAGTATATAGCGTTTCATAGCGTTGATTCGCAATATACTGGAGACAAGGTTCTGAATCTGTACATTAAAGACAATATGTTAATTACATATCACCATAAACATTTTGAGGTATTACAAGAAGTAGAGCAGTATATCTCAAGCCATTATGAATCGGATTTAGATGCCTCAGATGTGATACTTTATATTTTAGACAAAGTTGTAGATACTTATTTTGAATTAATTTATGATATCGAAAATAAAGTCTA
This window harbors:
- a CDS encoding thioesterase family protein, producing MKKPFTVVQTVAKEMIDHNGHVHDANYNMVFSDAINQFNYQHGLSLQERKALNFTIFTVEEQTAYLSELIENDQFYISVYIYNYDVKRVHFFSIMKKQDGTTVATNEAMMLGISRATKKSAPFPQHFLDQIVSYYDNQERIDWPKQLGHRINISQ